In Streptomyces sp. NBC_01408, one DNA window encodes the following:
- a CDS encoding pentapeptide repeat-containing protein codes for MAIVRKGQQRDTVKAARRPEVRLPELAAWSGGELEPDGDYDGLEFADLDWAGQEGVGARFMDCAVRRCALDETGLAKARFLDSVLEGVRGVGTDLSGASLRDVELVDARLGGVQLHGAVLERVVVRGGKIDYLNLRKARLRDVVFEACVLVEPDFGGAVLERVEFRDCALRGADFSGVRMTDVDLRAAAELGIARGVDALAGAVISPAQLFDLAPALAAQLGVRVVA; via the coding sequence ATGGCGATCGTGCGAAAAGGGCAGCAGCGGGACACGGTGAAGGCGGCGCGGCGGCCGGAGGTACGGCTTCCGGAGCTGGCGGCGTGGTCGGGTGGCGAGCTGGAGCCGGACGGGGACTACGACGGGCTGGAGTTCGCGGACCTGGACTGGGCGGGACAGGAGGGGGTCGGGGCCCGGTTCATGGACTGCGCGGTGCGGCGGTGCGCGCTGGACGAGACGGGGCTGGCGAAGGCGCGGTTCCTGGACTCCGTGCTGGAAGGGGTCCGCGGGGTGGGGACGGACCTGTCCGGGGCCTCGCTGCGGGACGTGGAGCTGGTGGACGCCCGGCTGGGCGGCGTACAGCTGCACGGAGCGGTGCTGGAACGGGTGGTGGTCCGCGGCGGGAAGATCGACTACCTGAACCTGCGGAAGGCACGGCTGCGGGACGTGGTCTTCGAGGCGTGCGTGCTGGTGGAGCCGGACTTCGGGGGCGCGGTGCTGGAACGGGTGGAGTTCCGGGACTGCGCGCTGCGCGGGGCGGACTTCAGCGGGGTGCGGATGACGGACGTGGACCTACGGGCCGCCGCCGAGCTGGGGATCGCCCGCGGGGTGGACGCGCTGGCCGGAGCGGTGATCAGCCCGGCGCAGCTGTTCGACCTGGCTCCGGCGCTGGCGGCGCAGCTGGGGGTACGGGTGGTGGCGTAG
- a CDS encoding zinc-binding dehydrogenase, which yields MNAVRLHAFGPAESLTYEAAPTPAPAPGQVRIAVAAAGVHLLDTSLREGVQGPSPALPELPTIPGREVAGTVDALGPGTDPAWLGRQVVVHLGFVPGGYAEYAVADADRLHALPPGLDPAEAVAMIGTGRTTLGILQFADLGPGSVALVPAAAGGIGTLLVQYAKNAGATVVALAGGPAKTALAAANGADLALDYTAPGWPETVRARYPGGATVLFDSVGGATARACLDLLAPGALHLVFGWSGGPLTLTDTERAALTARGITTQPVLGPAMLQRVGTPDPLRTLETRALAEAATGRLRPALTRYPLAEAATAHQALESRATTGKVILEPVPRPT from the coding sequence ATGAACGCCGTCCGCCTGCACGCCTTCGGCCCCGCCGAGAGCCTCACCTACGAGGCCGCCCCCACCCCCGCCCCGGCCCCCGGCCAGGTCCGCATCGCCGTGGCCGCCGCCGGCGTGCACCTGCTCGACACCAGCCTCCGCGAGGGCGTCCAGGGCCCCTCCCCCGCCCTCCCCGAGCTCCCGACCATCCCCGGCCGGGAGGTCGCCGGCACCGTCGACGCCCTCGGCCCCGGCACCGACCCCGCCTGGCTGGGCCGCCAGGTCGTCGTCCACCTCGGCTTCGTCCCCGGCGGCTACGCCGAGTACGCCGTAGCCGACGCCGACCGCCTGCACGCCCTGCCGCCGGGGCTCGACCCCGCCGAGGCCGTCGCCATGATCGGCACCGGCCGCACCACCCTGGGGATCCTCCAGTTCGCCGACCTCGGGCCGGGCTCCGTCGCCCTCGTCCCAGCCGCCGCGGGAGGCATCGGCACCCTGCTCGTCCAGTACGCCAAGAACGCCGGCGCCACCGTCGTCGCCCTCGCCGGCGGCCCCGCCAAAACCGCCCTCGCGGCCGCGAACGGCGCCGACCTCGCCCTCGACTACACCGCCCCCGGCTGGCCCGAAACCGTACGTGCCCGCTACCCCGGCGGCGCCACCGTCCTCTTCGACTCCGTCGGCGGCGCCACCGCCCGCGCCTGCCTCGACCTGCTCGCCCCCGGGGCCCTGCACCTGGTCTTCGGCTGGTCCGGCGGCCCCCTGACCCTCACCGACACCGAACGCGCCGCCCTCACGGCCCGCGGGATCACCACGCAGCCCGTCCTCGGCCCGGCCATGCTCCAGCGCGTCGGCACCCCCGACCCCCTGCGCACCCTGGAGACCCGCGCCCTCGCCGAAGCCGCCACGGGCCGCCTGCGCCCGGCCCTGACCCGCTACCCCCTGGCCGAGGCCGCCACCGCCCACCAAGCCCTGGAATCCCGCGCCACCACGGGCAAGGTCATCCTGGAACCCGTCCCCCGCCCGACCTGA